One Urocitellus parryii isolate mUroPar1 chromosome 14, mUroPar1.hap1, whole genome shotgun sequence DNA segment encodes these proteins:
- the Trim61 gene encoding putative tripartite motif-containing protein 61, whose protein sequence is MEFTTVLADLHMEAKCPICLKHLKNPVTIHCGHNFCLSCISLSWKDLKNSFPCPFCHFDCPERKFRNNYQLSNLAEIAKLLPLRRSKRKRQEGKFICEKHKQALTFFCQKDLEVLCPQCRFSIDHQHHTIWPVKKAALYHRKKLECCIDPWKEKVEQIEKTISMQSRKSLEVKKKVEHRREELKSEFEQIALFLQNEHETALRQLQDEEMDISEKLQENLTQLSDHASSLKYLLKEIESKYVKSEVKLLENVKSIYHRCESSKCPETFSFKLKDYVYQLPPQYSGLSRIIKQFHVDIVLDPETAHRNLIISEDRKSVQYGSMRIRPDHSRRFYLCPAVLGSEGFHSGRQYWQVEVKDKPEWIVGVCKHTLYRRRKIQRQTVVVQDGLWGIGHCSQTNYVALGSEEISILPKVTPSKIGVFLDSEMGEVSFYNMDDRTLLYTFDDDLTETLWPYFCTGTDSKPLKICTVTDSDW, encoded by the coding sequence ATGGAGTTTACAACTGTCCTGGCAGACCTCCACATGGAGGCTAAGTGTCCCATCTGTCTGAAGCACTTGAAAAACCCAGTGACGATCCACTGTGGGCATAACTTCTGTCTGTCCTGCATCAGTCTGTCCTGGAAGGATCTAAAGAATAGTTTCCCCTGCCCTTTTTGCCACTTTGACTGTCCAGAAAGGAAGTTCAGGAACAATTACCAGCTGAGTAACTTGGCTGAAATTGCTAAGCTACTCCCATTACGaagaagcaagagaaaaagacaggaaggaaagtTTATATGTGAGAAGCACAAACAAGCTCTGACTTTTTTCTGTCAGAAAGACCTAGAGGTTTTATGTCCGCAGTGTCGTTTCTCCATTGATCACCAGCATCACACTATTTGGCCCGTAAAGAAGGCTGCCCTCTATCACAGGAAAAAATTGGAGTGCTGCATTGACCCATGGAAGGAGAAGGTGGAACAAATTGAAAAAACGATTAGTATGCAAAGTAGAAAATCCCTGGAAGTGAAGAAAAAGGTAGAACATAGGAGAGAAGAACTCAAATCTGAATTTGAACAAATTGCATTGTTTCTTCAAAATGAGCATGAGACTGCTCTTAGGCAACTACAAGATGAAGAGATGGATATTTCAGAGAAACTGCAGGAAAACTTGACACAGCTTTCAGATCATGCCTCCTCATTAAAATATCTATTGAAGGAGATAGAGAGCAAATATGTAAAATCAGAAGTGAAATTACTGGAAAATGTTAAGAGTATCTACCACAGATGTGAATCCTCAAAATGCCCTGAAACTTTTTCATTCAAATTAAAAGATTATGTTTACCAGCTTCCTCCACAATATTCTGGCCTAAGTAGAATTATCAAGCAATTTCACGTAGATATAGTTCTAGATCCTGAAACAGCCCATCGGAACCTTATTATCTCTGAAGACAGAAAAAGTGTGCAATATGGAAGTATGAGAATAAGACCTGATCATTCCAGAAGATTTTATCTCTGCCCGGCTGTTCTAGGTTCTGAGGGATTTCATTCTGGCAGACAGTACTGGCAGGTAGAAGTGAAAGACAAGCCTGAATGGATTGTGGGTGTCTGTAAACACACTCTTTATAGAAGAAGGAAGATTCAAAGACAAACAGTTGTAGTACAGGATGGATTATGGGGAATTGGGCATTGTAGTCAGACTAATTATGTTGCATTGGGTTCTGAGGAAATTAGTATTCTCCCAAAAGTTACACCTAGTAAGATTGGTGTTTTTTTAGACTCCGAAATGGGTGAGGTTTCCTTTTATAATATGGATGATAGAACTCTTCTCTATACTTTTGATGATGATCTCACAGAAACGCTTTGGCCTTATTTCTGCACTGGAACTGACTCAAAACCTCTTAAAATCTGTACAGTAACGGATTCTGATTGGTGA
- the Apela gene encoding apelin receptor early endogenous ligand — MRFQQFLCVFLIFVMSLLLINGQRPANLALRRKLHRHNCLQRRCMPLHSRVPFP, encoded by the exons ATGAGATTTCAacaatttttgtgtgtttttttaatttttgtgatgaGTCTTCTCCTAATCAACGGACAGAGACCAG cTAATTTGGCCCTGAGAAGAAAACTGCACAGACATAACTGTCTTCAGAGGAGATGTATGCCTCTCCATTCCCGAGTCCCGTTTCCCTAA